In Parasegetibacter sp. NRK P23, a single genomic region encodes these proteins:
- a CDS encoding HlyD family efflux transporter periplasmic adaptor subunit, translated as MEIKNILSTNDKKDLFDVYSERSEDVNTFLHSSPSFLIKKGIYIIIGLVLCLVAMSWWIRYPEIIVAKARLSSANSEKVIIARKSGKVNRLYFSHLDQVGQGDVLAHIESVASPTAVNLIKAQLDTITKLLASGDYRDVLQYFDKYNNIEFIGGLGELQASFQTFMQVFLEFKDFIGKGYYQQKRKMLTQDLVILKHLSRNLAVQENLIEKDIALNNKTFESKLSLLKDKVLSPEEVRAEESKFINKQLSLPQIKSSLLLNEARINDKTKEIYELDIALTTQKSLFIQAVQSMRSEVEKWEYLYLLKAPINGRLAYASFFEEQQEFVAGQKIFYVEPQNGPKFIEMILAQYNFGKVKVGQKVLFKVDAYPYQQYGKIEGEITYVSNVATDSGYLAKVSLTNGLKTSFGYSVQYKSGLSLTGEIIAENSRLLEKIARLFPSRQ; from the coding sequence TTGGAAATTAAAAATATTTTATCGACAAATGATAAGAAGGATTTATTTGACGTGTACAGCGAGAGAAGTGAAGATGTAAATACATTTCTACATAGCAGTCCATCGTTTCTAATCAAAAAGGGAATTTATATCATTATCGGGTTAGTCTTATGTTTAGTTGCTATGTCTTGGTGGATAAGATATCCAGAGATCATAGTTGCCAAAGCTCGGCTTTCAAGCGCCAACAGCGAAAAGGTAATCATTGCAAGAAAATCAGGAAAAGTTAACAGGTTATATTTTAGTCATTTAGATCAGGTTGGGCAGGGAGATGTGTTAGCGCATATCGAAAGTGTTGCTAGTCCCACCGCAGTGAACTTGATTAAAGCGCAACTTGACACAATCACCAAACTTTTGGCTTCTGGCGATTATAGAGATGTTTTACAATACTTTGATAAATACAATAACATTGAGTTTATTGGCGGTCTAGGGGAGCTGCAAGCTTCCTTTCAAACATTTATGCAAGTTTTTCTCGAGTTTAAAGATTTTATAGGTAAAGGATATTATCAACAAAAGAGAAAGATGTTAACGCAAGATTTGGTAATTCTAAAACATCTATCGAGAAACTTGGCCGTACAAGAAAATTTAATCGAAAAAGATATCGCATTAAACAACAAAACATTTGAATCCAAATTATCCCTTTTAAAGGACAAAGTTCTGTCTCCAGAGGAGGTAAGGGCTGAGGAAAGCAAATTTATTAATAAGCAACTTTCACTTCCTCAAATTAAGTCTTCTCTTCTACTTAATGAAGCAAGGATAAATGATAAAACAAAGGAAATTTATGAACTCGACATTGCGCTAACGACTCAAAAAAGCCTATTTATTCAGGCAGTTCAGTCTATGCGCTCCGAAGTCGAAAAATGGGAATACTTATACTTATTGAAAGCCCCAATTAATGGCCGGCTAGCATATGCGAGCTTTTTTGAAGAGCAGCAAGAATTTGTTGCGGGGCAGAAGATTTTTTATGTTGAACCACAAAACGGCCCTAAGTTTATTGAAATGATACTTGCGCAATACAATTTTGGAAAAGTAAAAGTTGGGCAAAAGGTATTATTCAAGGTTGATGCTTATCCTTATCAGCAGTACGGGAAAATAGAAGGTGAGATTACATATGTAAGTAATGTGGCAACAGATTCAGGGTATCTTGCTAAAGTATCCTTAACAAACGGTTTAAAGACGAGTTTTGGATATTCAGTGCAATATAAGAGCGGCCTTTCACTAACTGGAGAGATTATTGCAGAAAATTCAAGGTTGTTAGAAAAAATAGCTCGACTTTTTCCATCACGTCAATAA
- a CDS encoding peptidase domain-containing ABC transporter — translation MRFPFYKQANEMDCGATCLKMVAKFYGKEISIESLRNATQTTREGTSFLGLADAAEMNGIRTSGVKLSFNDLIEKAPLPAIIHWEQKHFVVVIPASTRHKIYVADPAQGIIKYEKNEFTSKWIGHDNHNSDGLVLLLEPSHDFRLYGEEENTQKKIGWKFLSSHLIKHKRFFLQLFISLILISLFQVILPFLTQSIVDVGIATKDLSYVAMILFAQLFLLAGKATTEFIRGHILLFIGSRINISILSDFWIKLMNLPLSYFDTKKTGDILQRIHDHGRIQQFLTTGSLNIIFSIINLVLFSFVLLFYSSSVFAVFFIGTLAYFFWVRLFLSQRRKIDYKKFSLQSRENTSTIQLIQGMQEIRIYDSAKYRRWEWEKLQVSIFKLDFKSLSINQYQQAGAFFINQTKNIIILFLSARAVINGELTLGSMLAIEYIIGQLSGPVEQLISFVQQAQDTKLSLERLNEVHVLEPEENKGFKHFDVQTSKDICLRKFTFTYPGAGNTPVLSDIDLIIPEKKTTAIVGMSGSGKTTLLKILLKFYTDYSGEIKVANTDFNAVSPAQWRASCSCVLQDGFIFNDTIANNIAMQPIQMDEQKVMDACRIANILDFVESLPLGLKTKIGAEGVGLSQGQKQRILIARAIYKNPDFLFFDEATNALDAKNEKMIMENLQSFFQNRTVLVVAHRLSTVKNADYIVVLHQGRLVEYGTHTDLSLRKGYYYNLVKNQLELGN, via the coding sequence ATGCGCTTCCCTTTTTATAAGCAAGCCAATGAAATGGATTGCGGGGCTACATGTTTAAAAATGGTAGCCAAATTTTACGGAAAAGAAATCTCTATCGAAAGTCTGAGAAATGCGACTCAAACAACAAGAGAAGGAACCTCTTTTCTCGGACTTGCCGATGCGGCGGAAATGAATGGTATCCGAACTTCAGGGGTTAAATTATCATTCAATGATTTAATTGAAAAAGCTCCTTTGCCAGCTATTATTCATTGGGAGCAGAAGCATTTTGTAGTTGTAATACCTGCTTCTACACGTCATAAAATATATGTAGCAGACCCTGCTCAAGGCATTATAAAATATGAAAAAAACGAGTTTACTTCAAAGTGGATAGGTCATGACAATCATAACTCGGATGGGCTTGTTCTTTTGCTAGAGCCTTCTCATGATTTTCGATTATACGGAGAAGAAGAAAATACACAAAAAAAAATTGGATGGAAATTTTTATCTAGTCATCTCATAAAGCACAAGCGATTTTTTCTGCAATTATTCATAAGTCTAATACTAATCTCATTATTTCAAGTTATACTCCCATTTCTTACACAAAGTATTGTTGACGTAGGCATAGCAACGAAAGATCTCTCATATGTAGCAATGATTTTGTTTGCCCAATTATTCTTACTTGCAGGGAAAGCTACTACAGAGTTTATTAGAGGTCATATTCTACTATTCATAGGAAGTAGGATAAATATCTCGATTCTTTCGGATTTTTGGATAAAATTAATGAATCTTCCTTTATCATATTTTGATACAAAAAAAACAGGAGATATTCTTCAACGCATACATGATCACGGTAGAATTCAGCAGTTCCTTACGACGGGCTCATTAAATATTATATTCTCTATCATCAATTTAGTATTATTTTCATTTGTTCTTCTTTTTTATTCCTCTTCCGTATTTGCTGTTTTCTTTATTGGGACATTAGCATATTTTTTTTGGGTTAGATTGTTTTTAAGCCAACGAAGAAAAATTGATTACAAAAAGTTTTCCCTTCAAAGTCGAGAGAATACTTCAACTATACAGCTAATTCAAGGGATGCAGGAAATACGGATTTACGACAGCGCCAAATATAGGAGATGGGAGTGGGAAAAGTTACAGGTTTCAATATTCAAGCTTGATTTTAAGAGCCTATCAATAAACCAATATCAACAAGCCGGTGCATTTTTTATAAATCAAACTAAAAACATCATCATCCTGTTTTTGTCTGCAAGAGCCGTAATAAACGGTGAGTTGACTTTAGGATCTATGCTTGCGATAGAATATATTATAGGGCAGCTTTCAGGCCCGGTTGAACAGCTGATTTCATTCGTTCAACAAGCTCAGGATACAAAGCTTTCTTTAGAAAGATTAAATGAAGTTCATGTGCTGGAACCAGAAGAGAATAAAGGCTTCAAACATTTTGATGTTCAGACATCGAAAGACATTTGTTTACGTAAGTTTACATTTACGTACCCTGGTGCAGGAAATACACCAGTACTTTCCGATATTGATCTCATTATTCCAGAAAAGAAAACTACAGCCATTGTCGGAATGAGCGGTAGCGGAAAAACAACGCTATTAAAAATTTTGCTCAAATTCTATACCGACTACTCAGGTGAGATAAAGGTAGCCAATACGGATTTCAATGCAGTTAGCCCAGCGCAATGGCGAGCGTCATGTAGTTGTGTTTTACAAGACGGATTTATTTTTAATGATACTATTGCCAATAATATTGCGATGCAGCCAATACAGATGGATGAGCAGAAAGTAATGGATGCCTGTAGAATAGCAAATATTTTAGACTTCGTTGAATCGCTTCCGTTGGGTTTAAAGACAAAAATAGGGGCGGAGGGCGTTGGTTTAAGCCAAGGACAAAAGCAGCGGATTTTAATTGCCAGAGCTATTTATAAAAATCCTGATTTTTTATTTTTTGATGAGGCAACAAATGCTTTAGATGCAAAGAATGAAAAAATGATAATGGAGAACCTTCAATCATTTTTTCAAAACAGAACTGTGCTTGTTGTCGCACATCGGCTAAGTACAGTAAAAAATGCCGACTACATTGTGGTGCTTCATCAAGGGCGCCTGGTGGAATATGGAACTCACACAGACCTTTCTTTGAGGAAAGGCTACTATTATAACCTTGTCAAAAATCAGCTTGAACTTGGAAATTAA
- a CDS encoding vitamin K epoxide reductase family protein, which produces MNLKQTGTDSVLSFLSHAGMKVDEIEFRNQVIGHPNYPSILCFSDALTFFGILHSTLRLEKKFVLELPPEFIALIQVDGDSKLCSVKRTDKIFQIENEKLSEETFKKVFEEVVLIIEEDKATTKGAGLNWSIKRISTLLIAIVSIYLLAIGSYSASAYILIVTSSIGLILAIETFRQTIGKSGIVSSLCKISITSDCSSVVKSQKWKVFEILPFSDLAIVFFTAQLILLFYSLETPITTLISYYRAFIWLSIPISTLSIYYQWKVEKKWCTLCLSIIIILYIQTYVFYSLSRSLSFYISIYQFLAFSLVNVLILFTWIEVKKHILASLNTEKKLRRKIKQSRSIKLFDYALKSNERAPVPITEKSIIYKSSKSKHRLTIVTSPFCGHCYQVHKDINKVYELVKEDLDIHIIFNNDINSRQSDIARYFHQFFHKNGFEVFHDEYLRFMSLKKSELDKKLIEITRSSKDYTSDDILIEQRDFCLEQDIFFTPTLIIDGHPFPTEFDRDDLMFFLLELCEGESTPEYAIDNEIRNTTF; this is translated from the coding sequence ATGAATTTGAAACAAACCGGTACAGATTCTGTACTGTCATTTCTATCTCATGCTGGCATGAAAGTTGACGAGATCGAATTTAGAAATCAAGTCATCGGACACCCTAACTACCCGAGTATTTTGTGTTTTAGCGATGCATTAACTTTCTTTGGTATTCTTCACTCCACCCTGCGCTTAGAAAAAAAGTTTGTCTTAGAGCTCCCTCCTGAATTTATCGCACTTATTCAAGTGGACGGAGATTCAAAACTCTGTTCAGTGAAAAGAACTGACAAAATCTTTCAAATAGAAAATGAAAAACTTTCGGAAGAAACGTTTAAAAAGGTCTTCGAAGAAGTCGTTTTAATTATTGAAGAGGATAAAGCAACGACAAAAGGCGCTGGTCTTAATTGGTCTATTAAAAGAATAAGTACTTTACTAATTGCAATAGTATCAATTTATTTGTTAGCGATTGGCAGCTATAGTGCAAGTGCATATATATTAATTGTTACTTCTTCAATAGGCCTTATTTTGGCAATTGAAACCTTCAGACAAACAATAGGAAAATCTGGAATTGTATCTAGCCTCTGCAAAATAAGTATAACATCAGACTGCTCATCTGTAGTAAAATCTCAGAAATGGAAAGTATTTGAGATACTTCCATTCTCTGATTTAGCGATTGTCTTTTTTACAGCACAACTAATACTACTTTTTTATTCACTAGAAACACCAATAACAACACTAATTTCATATTATAGGGCCTTTATTTGGCTATCAATACCAATTAGCACTCTTTCAATATACTATCAATGGAAGGTTGAAAAGAAATGGTGTACACTATGCCTATCAATTATCATAATTCTATATATTCAAACATATGTATTTTACTCCCTTTCTAGAAGTTTAAGCTTTTATATCTCCATCTATCAGTTTTTAGCTTTCAGTTTGGTAAACGTTCTAATTCTCTTTACTTGGATAGAGGTCAAAAAGCATATCCTTGCTTCACTTAACACTGAGAAGAAGCTTAGACGAAAGATAAAACAATCAAGAAGCATCAAACTATTTGATTATGCTTTAAAGTCCAATGAGCGGGCTCCTGTCCCTATAACGGAAAAATCAATTATTTATAAAAGCTCAAAATCCAAACACCGGCTGACAATAGTAACCAGTCCATTTTGCGGTCACTGTTATCAGGTACACAAAGATATAAACAAAGTGTATGAGTTAGTAAAAGAAGACCTGGACATACATATCATCTTCAACAATGATATAAACTCTCGTCAATCAGACATTGCAAGATACTTTCATCAATTCTTCCACAAGAATGGTTTTGAGGTTTTTCATGATGAATACCTTCGATTTATGAGTTTAAAGAAAAGTGAATTAGATAAAAAGCTCATTGAAATTACCCGAAGTTCCAAAGACTATACGTCTGATGATATACTGATTGAGCAACGTGATTTCTGTTTAGAGCAAGACATCTTTTTTACTCCAACGTTAATAATTGACGGTCACCCGTTTCCTACTGAGTTTGATAGAGACGATCTCATGTTCTTTCTTCTCGAACTTTGTGAAGGGGAAAGTACTCCCGAATATGCTATTGATAACGAGATAAGAAATACCACTTTTTAG
- a CDS encoding TlpA disulfide reductase family protein has product MIRIASFDNKRNRYKEIRQAIFFTLILILLLNTPTIAQKYQKFTLRVSNKSLLKIDLRLGESFFLEGYKAAKKEISKSTFGDTIFVFSGEILYPTAFRIFGGVDTLSINELLFIEPGSQSLEISLVNNELIINNRPSTRIENEYREFLKGIKEKNADVEIDKELFSNYVSHHKQSFVALYLIINQVFNYDLKPSSKTILAHFDKMIQKTKAYRYFQSQYFPSHKFIPLTLKDSASNQINIDPKKQKKNLLIEFWFTGCKPCYAKMKEIKETQFTDLSNIVDFLSINTDEEGVTEEACAVLNSMDLPWINLWDANAESFRKYGIIYKYPSNILIDAKGEIIGRDVDIKKLKEFLD; this is encoded by the coding sequence ATGATTAGGATCGCGTCATTTGACAACAAAAGAAATAGATACAAAGAAATACGTCAAGCCATATTCTTTACTTTAATACTTATTCTTCTTCTTAACACCCCTACTATCGCCCAAAAATATCAGAAATTCACGCTCCGAGTTTCAAATAAATCTCTGCTTAAAATAGATCTCCGCCTGGGGGAATCATTTTTCTTAGAAGGATACAAAGCTGCTAAGAAAGAAATTTCAAAATCTACTTTTGGTGACACCATATTTGTTTTCTCTGGAGAAATATTATACCCAACTGCGTTTAGGATATTTGGTGGAGTTGACACACTCAGCATTAATGAATTACTGTTCATTGAGCCAGGATCGCAAAGTTTAGAAATTTCCCTTGTTAATAATGAACTTATAATCAATAATAGGCCATCAACGAGAATTGAAAATGAGTATCGCGAATTCCTTAAAGGTATAAAGGAAAAAAATGCGGATGTCGAAATAGACAAAGAGCTATTTTCTAATTATGTTAGTCATCACAAGCAATCATTTGTTGCACTATACCTTATTATTAATCAAGTGTTTAATTACGATTTAAAGCCATCTTCAAAAACAATCTTAGCGCACTTTGATAAGATGATTCAAAAAACTAAAGCTTATAGATATTTCCAAAGTCAATATTTTCCTTCGCATAAATTTATTCCGCTCACTTTAAAGGATTCTGCCAGCAACCAAATAAACATTGATCCAAAGAAACAAAAAAAAAACCTGCTAATAGAATTTTGGTTTACAGGGTGCAAACCCTGTTATGCCAAAATGAAAGAAATTAAAGAAACCCAGTTCACCGACCTATCAAATATTGTGGACTTTCTGAGTATCAATACGGACGAAGAAGGAGTAACGGAAGAAGCTTGTGCAGTGTTAAATAGCATGGATTTACCGTGGATAAACTTATGGGATGCCAATGCCGAGAGCTTTAGGAAATATGGAATAATTTATAAATACCCGAGTAATATTTTAATTGATGCTAAAGGTGAAATTATTGGTCGCGATGTTGATATTAAAAAGTTGAAGGAATTTTTGGATTAA